From a region of the Trichoderma atroviride chromosome 6, complete sequence genome:
- a CDS encoding uncharacterized protein (EggNog:ENOG41), which translates to MMNIYRPTVKFIMLPELLPFTTVALALRQHFTSGDVCSPSLLQLSPSEQNRLEVCRSPGQDNFSPVFATNSSSPWTSQSDCRNNTETFCAFSSSSFAGGRGISILTTPGRIESLQQLAAFADADALSGVNEQLSPAFEEKELPGRGRGLIANKTLHRGDRIFAHTPILMLDGESFGDLEKEQWLELEHAAVNNLPLKTRTMFSALYGRPVTDPVSDRIDTNAFVLELNEVTYYAVFPETARLNHDCRPNAAYFFDKQTLTHYVHAITDITPGTEITITYVDPHMPRQKRLKKLSSLWGFDCSCSLCSLHPELAHASDERLDQITTINDRLEDWESAPLQMAQTLISLYEQERLHAPAGSAYWYAALMSCTHGLYWETIRYAQLAIELGLLDYGFEDESFHRMRQLAKEPAEDECWLARLK; encoded by the exons atgaTGAATATCTACAGACCAACAGTGAAGTTCATTATGCTTCCAGAATTACTGCCTTTCACAACCGTGGCTCTAGCCCTCCGGCAGCACTTCACTTCCGGAGACGTTTGCTCTCCGTCTCTACTTCAGCTCTCACCTTCTGAGCAAAATCGGTTAGAAGTGTGCAGGTCCCCTGGTCAAGATAACTTCAGTCCTGTATTCGCGACAaattcatcatctccatggACATCACAGAGCGATTGTCGCAATAACACCGAAACCTTTTGTGCCTTTTCGTCCAGCAGCTTTGCAGGCGGCAGAGGTATATCGATCTTAACAACGCCCGGTCGCATTGAGAGTCTGCAGCAATTAGCAGCCTTTGCCGATGCTGACGCATTATCGGGCGTCAATGAGCAACTTTCGCCAGcgtttgaagaaaaagagctcCCCGGAAGAGGGCGTGGTCTCATTGCAAATAAGACGCTGCATCGCGGCGATAGGATATTTGCCCATACTCCCATCTTGATGCTGGATGGAGAGAGTTTTGGAGACTTGGAAAAGGAACagtggctggagctggaacaTGCCGCTGTCAATAACCTTCCACTAAAAACGAGAACGATGTTTTCCGCACTATATGGCCGTCCAGTGACAGATCCAGTGAGCGATCGGATTGACACTAATGCGTTTGTACTTGAACTGAACGAAGTCACATATTACGCTGTGTTTCCCGAAACAGCT CGTCTCAACCACGACTGTCGCCCTAATGCAGCCTATTTTTTTGACAAACAAACTCTCACACACTATGTGCACGCTATTACAGATATTACTCCTGGTACCGAGATAACCATAACATATGTTGATCCTCATATGCCACGCCAAAAGCGTCTCAAAAAATTATCTTCTCTCTGGGGATTCGACTGCTCTTGCAGCTTATGTAGCCTTCACCCTGAGTTAGCGCACGCATCTGACGAACGCCTTGACCAGATTACAACAATAAACGACCGTCTGGAAGACTGGGAATCGGCACCACTACAAATGGCACAGACACTTATCAGCCTTTACGAGCAAGAGCGCTTACACGCTCCAGCAGGCTCAGCGTATTGGTATGCAGCGCTGATGAGCTGCACGCATGGATTGTATTGGGAGACAATTCGTTATGCACAACTGGCAATAGAGTTGGGGCTCCTAGACTACGGctttgaagatgagagcTTTCACCGCATGAGGCAGCTAGCAAAAGAGCCAGCTGAAGATGAGTGCTGGCTGGCAAGGTTGAAGTAA
- a CDS encoding uncharacterized protein (EggNog:ENOG41~SECRETED:SignalP(1-27)): protein MAPLVWFITGANAGFGLLLANLALSKGDTVVATARSLSKFPQSLVENPKAHLVETEITASATSITELVDAAAARHGRIDVLVNNAGYGHIGAVEEVSDEQARYQFDVNFFGLLNFTRAVIPHMRKQGSGVIVQLSSGVGILGAHGGPIYSASKFAVEGLSEAMANELKPFGIRVHIIEPGIFRTDFLKPISNGQNVGRHLEGYVNLEEMLGGLHGNQPGNAELGIQRMYEVVTGTGLAAGLEDQLRFPLGSDCYGMLETKLKMLNETAEKVKHVSLSTDY from the coding sequence ATGGCACCTCTCGTCTGGTTTATTACGGGAGCAAACGCCGGattcggccttcttctcgcaaACCTAGCATTGTCCAAGGGCGATACTGTTGTTGCAACTGCCAGGAGCCTCTCGAAATTTCCACAGTCTCTTGTGGAGAACCCCAAGGCCCATTTGGTCGAAACAGAGATAACCGCATCAGCTACCAGTATAACTGAGCTTGTCGACGCGGCCGCTGCCAGACATGGCCGTATTGATGTTCTGGTTAATAACGCTGGATATGGTCACATTGGCGCTGTAGAAGAAGTATCAGACGAACAAGCTCGGTACCAATTCGATGTGAACTTTTTTGGTTTGCTCAATTTCACGAGAGCAGTGATCCCACACATGAGAAAGCAGGGATCTGGCGTCATTGTGCAGCTTTCTAGTGGCGTGGGTATTCTCGGCGCCCATGGTGGTCCGATTTACAGTGCTTCCAAGTTTGCTGTTGAAGGACTGAGTGAGGCTATGGCTAACGAACTTAAACCGTTTGGCATCCGCGTTCACATTATTGAGCCTGGCATTTTCCGAACCGACTTTTTGAAGCCCATCTCCAATGGTCAGAATGTGGGCCGCCATTTGGAAGGATATGTGAATTTGGAAGAGATGCTCGGTGGTTTGCATGGGAATCAGCCAGGGAATGCAGAGCTTGGTATCCAGCGCATGTATGAGGTTGTCACTGGAACGGGACTGGCCGCTGGGTTGGAAGATCAGCTCCGTTTCCCCTTGGGGTCGGACTGCTACGGGATGCTTGAGACGAAGCTTAAGATGCTGAACGAGACTGCTGAAAAAGTAAAGCACGTTTCTTTAAGCACTGATTATTAG
- a CDS encoding uncharacterized protein (TransMembrane:5 (o64-85i94-116o128-154i166-183o195-213i)) → MMRRVVELEATSKPPSYIELFKGTDLYRTLIVCGVYASQNLTGNLIANQAVYFFEQAGMSNKTAFALGLITSALQMIFVMLSWILTTYFGRRTIYLWGSAINIIFLIALGVAGSVGKSNASSLAQASLGLIISVLFTLGPAPASWVIIGETSAIRLRPLTTGVGRASYYIIEFPCIFLASWMLNPEGGNLAGRCGYVWAATGLVCYVLAYFFLPEMKHRSYREIDILFKRKVPARKWAKTEIDVDDDE, encoded by the exons ATGATGCGCCGTGTCGTTGAGCTAGAGGCCACCTCTAAGCCACCCAGCTACATTGAGCTGTTCAAAGGCACGGATCTCTATCGTACTCTGATTGTGTGTGGTGTGTACGCGTCCCAGAACCTCACGGGCAACCTCATCGCCAACCAGGCCGTTTACTTTTTTGAGC AGGCGGGCATGAGTAACAAAACTGCCTTTGCCCTGGGTCTTATCACCTCTGCCTTGCAGATGATCTTTGTCATGCTTTCTTGGATTCTCACCACGTACTTTGGTCGACGCACTATCTATCTCTGGGGATCAGctatcaacatcatctttctCATCGCCCTCGGTGTCGCAGGATCGGTCGGGAAGAGCAATGCGAGCTCTCTGGCTCAAGCCTCCTTGGGACTTATCATCTCGGTGCTCTTTACTTTGGGACCTGCCCCCGCCTCATGGGTCATTATTGGTGAAACATCAGCCATCCGTCTTAGGCCACTGACTACTGGAGTGGGCCGCGCTTCATACTACATCATAGAATTTCCATGCATCTTTTTGGCAAGCTGGATGCTCAACCCCGAG GGCGGAAATCTTGCTGGTAGATGTGGCTATGTTTGGGCTGCTACAGGTTTGGTCTGCTACGTCCTGGCatacttcttcttgcctgAGATGAAGCATCGGTCCTACCGTGAGATTGATATCCTATTCAAGCGTAAAGTTCCGGCTCGGAAATGGGCAAAGACCGAGATCGAtgtcgatgacgacgagtAA
- a CDS encoding uncharacterized protein (TransMembrane:2 (i140-159o165-186i)), with the protein MSDPIDPKMPESKAHGGTPEVDKEVQVENVGDKNIDEKVDHDHDEKADYKLDENAKIADYKADAIEAENAEHNMTVLEAVRAYPMASFWAFVMSFTIIMESYDVFLCNNFLALGAFRAKYGDPVDDNPLNNVVATRWQSALSVSGQLGALVGVCLAGSLTSWLGYRYATLTGLMLLNVFIFAFYYAESMPVIFAAQILEGIPWGIFIANAPAYCSEIVPIQLRAPCTQMLQMFWAIGSIVVGAGPDCSSMDVPDSASHPCFLRSRVPPGGLFERDACKKQSTL; encoded by the exons ATGAGTGACCCCATCGACCCCAAAATGCCGGAGTCCAAAGCGCATGGCGGCACTCCAGAGGTTGACAAGGAGGTGCAGGTAGAGAACGTTGGCGATAAAAATATTGACGAAAAGGTGGACCATGATCACGATGAGAAGGCGGACTACAAACTCGATGAGAATGCAAAGATCGCCGATTACAAGGCGGATGCCATCGAAGCAGAGAATGCAGAGCATAATATGACCGTGCTCGAGGCCGTTCGAGCGTATCCCATGGCTTCCTTCTGGGCGTTTGTTATGTCTTTCACAATT ATCATGGAGTCGTACGATGTCTTTCTCTGCAACAACTTCCTCGCTCTAGGTGCTTTCAGGGCAAAGTACGGCGACCCTGTCGATGACAACCCGTTGAACAATGTCGTTGCCACCAGGTGGCAGTCCGCACTCTCTGTGTCTGGGCAGCTCGGTGCGCTTGTTGGCGTCTGCCTCGCTGGCTCTCTCACGAGTTGGTTGGGATACCGCTATGCAACCTTGACTGGCCTGATGCTCTTgaatgtcttcatcttcgccttTTACTATGCAGAATCAATGCCCGTCATCTTCGCGGCCCAGATTCTCGAGGGCATTCCCTGGGGCATCTTTATTGCCAATGCGCCGGCATACTGTAGCGAGATTGTGCCTATCCAGCTCCGAGCCCCCTGCAcccagatgctgcagatgttCTGGGCTATTGGCAGTATAGTTGTTGGCGCT GGTCCCGATTGCTCTTCAATGGATGTTCCCGACTCCGCTAGCCATCCTTGTTTTCTTCGCTCCCGAGTCCCCCCTGGTGGCTTGTTCGAAAGGGACGCCTGCAAGAAGCAGAGCACGCTGTAG
- a CDS encoding uncharacterized protein (EggNog:ENOG41), producing the protein MDLEKRNSSKRCRGRTVTACVECRKMKKKCDRQWPCNHCTTRKVAHMCHFSQVTRKHQRAPKETPSIASSTSVSESQDDASNSTSSASAVHMLGYMFAKNDTLFGSIMETQYVESTESLPEPVVQASRAISPRPYTDMLLKNFFDNVNYHYGILHQPSFMAVYVDWWSQRRDAQSLRNPLALGLTCLILRICANSTQFLSPHASSQLELDLGDSIQSLSKTYHDAAQIISSFLSPGTGGLLNAQQLFLAATWHKGQADFVRSWHELGAAVRQSQEIGIHTDVLSHEMNEFDLEIRRRLWCALYTWDRYMTASFNRPPIIQSEVSVPLPNPGLDQTGADPDVPSYIVAKILECQLAKQLGEGDRVDRSNLQSKIAVVETWMLSLPPVFNIIDPDKRWDGNYPHIPFQRLQLHCVGYMSQVMFVRSILTSCQLFSAKDYVETGLDPETTMLIHQIVNLSLKAMSVSKDTFDLCFPQQAKYYMVAFCPFDNAALLCSLLIHDVNGTMIPRRSEVIYAIGQALHISHRLRGFTKLGDITWSILSALKNRINLFPLEKTILEELESVGKADITAQSLNNGLEPSDDFFHSINGLSRRLHTESDEGLQFVENTLAADDPEILDINLGILDGVWNWDRVGF; encoded by the exons ATGGATCTGGAAAAGAGGAATTCGAGCAAACGCTGCCGAGGTCGCACGGTCACGGCGTGCGTCGAGTGccggaagatgaagaagaagtgtGACCGTCAGTGGCCATGCAATCACTGCACGACCCGAAAGGTGGCACACATGTGTCATTTCTCACAGGTGACTCGAAAGCATCAGCG GGCGCCAAAGGAGACACCCTCGATTGCTTCCTCCACCTCGGTCTCTGAGTCGCAAGACGACGCCTCGAACAGCACAAGCTCAGCATCTGCGGTACATATGCTAGGTTACATGTTCGCGAAGAATGATACACTTTTTGGAAGCATCATG GAGACCCAATACGTGGAGTCTACCGAGTCTCTTCCAGAGCCAGTTGTCCAAGCCTCTCGTGCCATCTCTCCACGGCCGTATACGGATATGCTTCTGAAAAACTTCTTCGACAATGTCAACTACCACTATGGAATCTTGCATCAGCCGTCTTTCATGGCGGTCTACGTCGACTGGTGGTCGCAACGCCGCGATGCCCAAAGCTTGCGCAACCCGTTAGCTTTGGGACTCACTTGCTTGATACTTCGCATTTGTGCCAACTCCACGCAATTCCTGTCGCCACATGCTTCGTCGCAGCTTGAATTAGACCTAGGAGACTCCATCCAAAGTTTGAGCAAGACGTACCACGATGCTGCTCAGATCATTAGTTCTTTTTTGTCTCCAGGAACCGGTGGCCTTCTCAATGCGCAGCAGCTTTTCCTTGCTGCCACATGGCATAAGGGACAGGCTGACTTTGTCAGGTCATGGCATGAGCTTGGTGCAGCTGTCAGGCAATCCCAAGAAATCG GAATTCATACGGACGTTTTGTCTCATGAAATGAACGAATTTGATTTGGAAATCCGGCGAAGGCTATGGTGTGCCCTTTACACCTGGGATAG ATATATGACTGCAAGCTTTAATCGTCCTCCAATAATACAATCAGAAGTCTCTGTTCCGCTCCCCAATCCTGGCCTAGACCAGACTGGAGCCGATCCAGATGTTCCGTCATACATTGTTGCCAAGATATTGGAGTGTCAACTTGCGAAACAGCTTGGAGAAGGTGACCGTGTCGACAGGTCGAATCTTCAATCCAAAATCGCCGTTGTGGAAACATGGATGCTGTCTCTGCCACCGGTTTTCAATATTATTGACCCAGACAAGCGCTGGGACGGAAACTATCCACATATTCCATTCCAGCGTCTACAACTTCACTGTGTAGGCTATATGAGTCAAGTCATGTTTGTAAGGTCCATTCTGACTTCATGCCAACTGTTCTCGGCGAAAGATTATGTCGAAACTGGGCTTGATCCTGAAACTACAATGTTGATACACCAGATCGTCAACCTTAGTCTTAAAGCCATGTCTGTGAGCAAAGACACTTTTGACCTTTGTTTTCCGCAGCAAGCAAAATACTACATGGTAGCGTTCTGTCCTTTCGACAATGCAGCACTATTATGCTCTTTGCTGATACACGATGTTAACGGCACAATGATCCCTCGACGATCGGAAGTCATATACGCTATTGGGCAAGCGTTACATATTTCGCATCGGCTGCGCGGTTTCACAAAGTTGGGTGATATCACATGGAGCATTTTATCAGCACTCAAAAATAGGATCAACTTATTTCcattggagaagacgatactggaagagctggagagcgtTGGCAAAGCCGATATCACCGCACAATCTCTGAATAACGGCCTTGAACCAAGCGACGACTTCTTTCATTCAATCAACGGGTTAAGTAGGCGATTACATACTGAGTCGGACGAGGGACTCCAATTCGTAGAAAACACTCTAGCGGCGGATGATCCGGAGATTTTAGACATAAACCTCGGCATTTTGGACGGAGTTTGGAACTGGGACAGAGTGGGTTTTTAA
- a CDS encoding uncharacterized protein (EggNog:ENOG41), whose protein sequence is MFLKFSARRSSARNQIPATSTTLGTPSNKIRNDNSDANVTSSGTLDSNPHTRRSRTARACDNCRKHRIKCGEQRPCQYCSRTGKSCITTPQLHSRSSSRPNIMKDDGYRWLEQDIVMPDNSSGDGVVIPPSPFLAASQWSSSNQHADSDISLMTRATAATPRIHDNDAAPQLAPEIQKFLHACWQSSLPTSSPTALDSPFLQLPSPELPSDECSINTSLLSERQRSYYMRCFRHDCHPLFPIIGEKALAEVTATSLAPIISHDSSVKGAFVDAMIALGIQHTHQTGVNQRMLGLQQQPCADSDSSSKTATAAWPGFEYFCSSRSRLRDDPHHSLESLQCHVLLVLYLINGQAYRDAYNLVGITVRKAYAAKLHRVPPTHLSEPMRLERMHLWWMLFYLDSRCSLQLDMPAAIQKGLVTCPIPAVEDLARHVFTGADQLILCAYSNRLIHLANVMANTAANHSGDGNGDMSSDTLKQHVLRALSTIKTLESWHKQLAENFNLPCPFSSYFKAEILAIENEPRSLPTWLQRQKAFLELAYHNACTLSLRDFLCHPLATCKTATGDGDGESAVMLSQIRECITSAIEHSMKIIDLVFNLCSMSDVFYGWSEILQPMWNATVTLMASICIKTSLSCSGSEISNAITRAISIFNLFSMSDLAAMSAKKLLGLLASYLQTIITKECALNNSTGVTWDNFFLPLEKQDSRVMEENILFFNL, encoded by the coding sequence ATGTTCCTGAAATTCTCCGCAAGACGCTCATCAGCCCGTAACCAGATCCCAGCTACTTCTACTACGCTAGGGACCCCCAGCAATAAAATTCGAAATGATAATTCAGATGCCAACGTCACTTCCAGTGGCACTCTTGATTCTAACCCTCATACCAGGCGATCAAGGACGGCCAGAGCTTGCGATAACTGCCGTAAACATCGCATTAAATGCGGCGAACAAAGACCTTGCCAGTATTGCTCGCGGACCGGGAAGAGCTGCATAACTACGCCTCAGTTGCATTCCCGATCCTCATCACGGCCTAACATCATGAAAGACGACGGGTACCGATGGCTAGAACAAGATATTGTAATGCCAGATAACAGCTCGGGAGACGGAGTTGTTATCCCACCTTCTCCATTCCTGGCCGCTTCGCAATGGTCGTCCTCGAACCAACATGCAGATTCCGACATATCATTGATGACGAGGGCGACAGCGGCAACCCCAAGAATCCACGATAATGATGCAGCTCCGCAGCTGGCTCCTGAGATCCAGAAATTCTTGCACGCTTGCTGGCAATCATCGCTACCTACTTCTTCCCCTACTGCGCTAGACTCTCCGTTTCTACAACTCCCATCTCCTGAGCTCCCCAGCGACGAATGCTCCATCAATACGAGCCTGCTATCAGAAAGACAACGCAGCTACTACATGCGGTGTTTCAGACACGACTGTCATCCCCTCTTCCCAATTATAGGAGAAAAGGCATTAGCCGAAGTCACGGCAACATCGTTAGCACCAATCATCTCTCATGATAGCTCAGTGAAAGGCGCGTTTGTCGATGCCATGATTGCTCTGGGTATCCAACACACTCATCAAACTGGAGTTAACCAACGTATGCTGGGCTtgcagcaacagccttgTGCCGACAGCGATTCATCGTCAAAAACTGCCACCGCAGCTTGGCCCGGCTTTGAGTACTTCTGttccagccgcagccgcttGCGAGACGACCCGCATCACAGCTTGGAATCGCTCCAATGCCATGTGCTTCTGGTTCTCTACCTTATCAACGGCCAAGCATACCGCGATGCTTACAATCTGGTTGGCATCACTGTTCGGAAAGCCTACGCCGCGAAACTCCATCGAGTGCCACCCACACATCTCTCCGAGCCGATGAGGCTAGAGCGCATGCATCTGTGGTGGATGCTCTTCTACCTCGACTCTAGATGCTCACTGCAGCTTGACATGCCTGCCGCCATCCAAAAGGGGCTCGTCACATGTCCCATTCCAGCGGTAGAGGATCTTGCTCGACATGTTTTCACTGGCGCGGATCAGTTGATCCTTTGCGCATACTCGAACCGCTTGATTCATTTGGCGAATGTCATGGCCAACACTGCCGCTAACCATTCtggtgatggcaatggcgacATGTCATCGGACACTTTAAAGCAGCACGTACTTCGGGCTTTATCCACCATAAAGACCTTGGAGTCCTGGCACAAGCAGCTGGCCGAAAACTTCAATCTTCCATGCCCCTTTAGTAGCTATTTCAAGGCTGAGATCCTGGCCATTGAAAATGAACCAAGAAGTCTCCCAACATGGCTTCAGCGGCAAAAGGCTTTCTTGGAGCTTGCTTATCACAACGCGTGTACGCTGTCACTGCGAGACTTTCTGTGTCACCCCCTGGCCACCTGTAAAACTGCCACCGGCGACGGGGATGGAGAATCGGCGGTAATGCTATCGCAAATTCGGGAATGCATTACTAGCGCTATCGAACACTCCATGAAGATTATAGATCTTGTGTTTAACCTCTGTTCCATGTCTGATGTGTTTTACGGCTGGTCAGAGATACTGCAGCCGATGTGGAATGCGACAGTAACACTCATGGCTTCCATTTGTATCAAGACATCGCTTTCGTGTAGTGGCAGTGAGATATCCAATGCTATTACCCGTGCGATCTCTatcttcaatctcttttcCATGTCTGATCTAGCTGCCATGTCTGCTAAGAAGCTACTTGGGTTACTTGCAAGCTACTTGCAGACAATCATAACCAAGGAATGTGCACTTAACAACAGCACTGGGGTTACTTGGGATaacttctttttgcctttaGAAAAACAGGATTCTAGAGTAATGGAAGAGAATATATTATTCTTTAATCTATAA
- a CDS encoding uncharacterized protein (EggNog:ENOG41~SECRETED:SignalP(1-18)) produces the protein MKASIALLAATAASSALAASLSGTDPEKNAREVVIGNFKRTGDFAVNTQADPSLDIGQDDQIIIPDSEQGKGKGKDDGKGKDDGKGKDDGKGKGKGKDDGKGKDDGKGKGKGKDDGKGKDDGKGKGKGKDDGKGKDDGKGKGKGKDDGKGKDDGKGKDDGKGKGKGKDDGKGKGKDDGKGKDDGKGKGKGKDDGKGKDDGKGKDDGKGKGKGKESSP, from the coding sequence atgaAGGCCTCCATCGCTCTCCTAGCGGCCACtgctgccagcagcgcccTAGCAGCGTCACTGAGTGGCACCGATCCTGAAAAAAATGCACGCGAGGTTGTTATTGGAAACTTTAAGCGCACAGGAGATTTTGCAGTGAATACTCAAGCTGATCCAAGTCTCGATATTGGACAAGATGATCAAATAATCATTCCGGATTCAGAACAAGGaaagggcaagggcaaggatgatgggaaaggaaaggatgatgggaaaggaaaggatgatgggaaaggaaagggaaaaggaaaagatgaCGGCAAAGGtaaagatgatggaaagggaaaggggaAAGGCAAAGATGACGGAAAAGGCAAGGACgatggaaagggaaagggaaagggcaaggatgatgggaaaggaaaggatgatgggaaaggaaagggaaagggcaaggatgatggaaaaggcaaggatgatggaaaaggaaaggatgatgggaaaggaaagggcaaaggaaaagacgaTGGAAagggcaaaggaaaagacgatggaaagggcaaggacgacggcaaaggaaagggcaagggcaaggatgatggaaaaggtaaagatgatggcaaaggaaaggacgacggcaaaggaaagggcaaaggcaaagaaagcagcccctaa